One genomic region from Nostoc sphaeroides encodes:
- the cobD gene encoding threonine-phosphate decarboxylase CobD, whose translation MRQPAHGGNLAWAAALAGCPPDAILDFSASISPLGPPNSAIAAILSQIGNLKHYPDPNYSELRLALSHFHQLPPEWIMPGNGSAELLTLIGRELAQLAATILITPAFGDYYRTLKSYNAKVLECPLSLVTGHWSLVLSEAEVLVIGDLSLTKDKGLLLNNPHNPTGKLFSRESVLPYLEQFALVVVDEAFMDFVPPNEEQSLIPVVQEYKNLVVLRSLTKFYSLPGLRLGYAIAHPDCLAKWQLWRDPWPVNTLAAAAAIAALQDTEFQQQTWAWLPPARNQLFQGLAEIPGLQPQVSAANFLLVESQQSTSQLQQQLLQHHQILIRDCLSFKELGDRFFRVAVRSDSDNQRLLTALKES comes from the coding sequence ATGCGGCAACCTGCACACGGGGGAAATTTAGCCTGGGCAGCAGCACTGGCTGGCTGTCCCCCTGATGCTATTCTGGATTTTTCTGCTAGCATCAGCCCGTTGGGGCCTCCAAACAGCGCGATCGCTGCTATACTGTCCCAAATCGGTAATCTTAAGCACTATCCAGACCCAAACTATAGTGAACTGAGACTAGCTCTCAGTCACTTCCATCAATTGCCGCCTGAGTGGATTATGCCGGGTAACGGCTCCGCAGAATTACTCACTCTCATAGGTAGGGAATTAGCCCAATTAGCCGCGACAATTTTAATAACTCCAGCCTTTGGCGACTACTACCGAACCCTGAAGTCGTACAACGCTAAAGTGCTGGAGTGTCCTTTGTCACTTGTCACTGGTCATTGGTCACTTGTACTGAGCGAAGCCGAGGTATTGGTCATTGGTGATTTGTCATTGACAAAGGACAAAGGGCTATTGCTGAATAATCCCCACAACCCAACCGGGAAACTATTTTCGCGGGAGTCTGTTTTGCCCTACCTAGAGCAATTTGCTTTGGTTGTGGTGGATGAAGCATTTATGGATTTTGTGCCGCCTAATGAGGAACAAAGCCTGATTCCGGTGGTGCAGGAATATAAGAATTTAGTAGTATTGCGATCGCTAACCAAATTTTACAGCCTCCCAGGACTGCGATTAGGATATGCGATCGCACATCCCGACTGCCTAGCTAAATGGCAGCTATGGCGTGACCCTTGGCCTGTAAACACCCTAGCGGCGGCGGCGGCAATTGCAGCCCTCCAGGATACGGAGTTTCAGCAGCAAACCTGGGCATGGCTACCACCTGCACGAAACCAACTCTTTCAGGGTTTGGCTGAAATACCAGGATTACAACCCCAAGTAAGCGCTGCTAACTTTTTATTGGTTGAGTCTCAACAGTCTACTTCGCAGTTACAGCAACAATTACTCCAGCATCACCAGATTTTAATCCGCGATTGCCTTAGTTTTAAAGAACTAGGCGATCGCTTTTTCCGGGTTGCTGTACGTTCCGACTCCGATAACCAACGTTTACTAACAGCGTTAAAAGAGAGTTAG
- a CDS encoding HU family DNA-binding protein, with protein MNKGELVDAVAEKASVTKKQADAVLTAALETIIEAVSSGDKVTLVGFGSFESRERKAREGRNPKTNEKMEIPATRVPAFSAGKLFREKVAPPKA; from the coding sequence ATGAACAAAGGTGAATTAGTTGATGCCGTAGCTGAAAAAGCTAGTGTTACCAAGAAACAAGCGGATGCAGTCTTAACTGCCGCTTTGGAAACGATTATTGAAGCGGTTTCCTCTGGTGATAAGGTAACATTGGTGGGATTTGGCTCTTTTGAATCACGGGAACGTAAAGCCCGCGAAGGTCGCAACCCGAAAACAAATGAGAAAATGGAAATTCCAGCGACGAGGGTTCCTGCCTTCTCGGCAGGAAAACTGTTTAGAGAAAAGGTAGCACCCCCAAAAGCATAG
- a CDS encoding type IV pilus secretin family protein, giving the protein MKQLHGNSFILGTTAFVFLAAQPVWAQISQITDVQLNPVNGGISVALKTSSGSRPQVFTTKRGKALVADIINAQLRLPQGNSFRQDSPAPGIASVEVNQLDANSIRVTVTGSNNTPNSQPVVRSQNGITLSFSPSAGTIASTPTQTAQTFTAPPATPPAQPGQNSGVLVPNPQITIDGQPAQAAGPGQPVSQAPPFLPRAIAPPVGDIAISNTDASPTTIDLGTQERVPRLVLRDAPVREVLSLLARAAGMNLAYAGGGEDGKGPSVTLSEGAGATEKQTYDKVSLDIENEPVQDVFNYVLRLSGLEANRSGRTIFVAPKLPNSTRDVVIRNLRINQAKVKEILRVLVNLGAESAVNAEPKITRVTTEVVGTEDGKKTNTAEDSDLTAQRIKFTDSIPLLRGLQVLGDERTSTITLIGLPKLVDIAIAQIIPLDIRRRQVAVNVKIIDVNLNNTQDYNTSFSFGVGNNYFTNDGGAASLNFGGSRPATSAEVATSVTQTPTIRNPITGVPLLNQNGTFTVPNGGSGLRVIRDGQLVQDIPGNSTFLQPISPANSEPTTPGLTTFTPGTPDTVTITTDPITGRQTSTYAPGSRATSTFSLPSLYQFPKRLLTSLQAQVINGNAKILTDPTLIVQEGQTADVKLTQQVVGDVKRIITDTPGGSREEVNTQKEVVGLILAVSIDRIDDNGFVSLQVAPQVKSPAGTADTGNGEIVLISERSLTSGTIRLRDGQTLILSGIIQDQDRSSVSKIPILGDLPLIGALFRRTNRSNERREVIVLLTPQIMDDSENSSYGYNYTPSPEVRQILERRGLKLPGR; this is encoded by the coding sequence GTGAAACAGCTTCACGGTAATAGTTTTATATTAGGTACTACCGCTTTTGTATTTTTGGCAGCTCAACCAGTTTGGGCACAAATTAGTCAAATTACTGATGTCCAGTTAAATCCAGTTAATGGTGGAATTAGCGTTGCTTTGAAAACTTCTTCTGGGTCGCGCCCCCAAGTTTTCACTACAAAAAGAGGCAAGGCTTTAGTCGCAGATATTATCAATGCTCAATTACGATTACCACAAGGTAATAGCTTTCGTCAAGATAGTCCAGCACCAGGAATTGCATCTGTTGAGGTTAATCAGCTTGATGCCAATAGCATTCGGGTGACGGTAACGGGCAGCAATAATACACCTAACAGTCAACCTGTGGTGCGATCGCAAAATGGAATTACACTCAGCTTTAGCCCATCGGCTGGCACTATAGCATCAACACCAACACAAACAGCGCAAACTTTCACAGCACCGCCTGCTACGCCTCCAGCCCAACCTGGTCAAAATTCAGGTGTTCTCGTTCCTAACCCGCAAATCACCATTGACGGACAACCTGCACAAGCTGCTGGGCCAGGTCAACCTGTGAGTCAGGCTCCACCTTTCTTACCTAGAGCGATCGCCCCACCGGTGGGAGATATTGCTATTTCTAATACTGATGCTTCTCCTACTACCATTGACTTAGGAACTCAAGAACGTGTACCCCGTTTAGTGTTGCGAGATGCGCCGGTGCGTGAGGTTTTGTCATTACTTGCGCGTGCTGCTGGTATGAACCTGGCTTATGCAGGAGGTGGAGAAGACGGTAAGGGGCCTAGTGTAACTTTATCTGAGGGTGCTGGTGCTACTGAAAAGCAAACTTATGACAAAGTATCCCTAGATATAGAAAATGAGCCAGTGCAAGATGTATTTAACTACGTTTTGCGCCTGAGTGGTTTAGAAGCTAACCGCAGTGGGCGGACGATTTTTGTAGCACCTAAACTGCCTAATTCAACTCGTGATGTAGTGATACGGAACCTGAGAATTAACCAAGCCAAAGTAAAAGAAATATTAAGGGTTTTAGTTAACCTGGGAGCAGAGAGCGCCGTTAATGCTGAACCAAAGATAACTAGGGTCACTACAGAAGTCGTCGGTACAGAAGATGGAAAGAAAACAAATACAGCTGAAGACTCGGATCTAACGGCTCAACGCATTAAGTTTACTGACTCAATTCCCTTACTTAGAGGTTTACAAGTATTAGGAGACGAGCGAACTAGTACTATTACTTTGATTGGTCTTCCTAAATTAGTTGACATTGCGATCGCTCAAATCATTCCCCTTGATATCCGCCGTCGTCAAGTGGCAGTCAATGTCAAGATTATTGATGTTAACCTCAATAACACTCAGGACTACAACACCAGCTTTTCCTTTGGGGTTGGTAACAATTACTTTACAAATGATGGCGGTGCAGCATCTCTGAATTTTGGCGGTTCCAGACCAGCTACTAGCGCTGAAGTAGCAACCAGTGTGACTCAGACGCCTACTATCAGGAATCCCATTACAGGAGTACCTTTACTTAACCAAAATGGTACGTTCACCGTGCCAAATGGAGGTTCTGGTTTGAGAGTTATCCGAGATGGTCAACTTGTACAGGATATTCCAGGTAATTCGACCTTCCTTCAACCTATTTCTCCAGCAAATAGCGAGCCAACTACCCCTGGTCTTACAACTTTTACTCCAGGAACACCAGACACGGTAACGATTACTACTGACCCTATAACTGGAAGACAAACTAGTACGTATGCACCAGGTAGTCGTGCAACATCTACATTTAGTTTGCCGTCTTTGTACCAATTTCCCAAACGGCTTCTCACTAGCTTGCAAGCTCAGGTTATAAATGGTAACGCCAAGATTTTGACTGACCCAACTTTAATTGTGCAAGAAGGCCAAACTGCGGATGTCAAACTAACTCAGCAAGTTGTAGGAGACGTAAAAAGAATTATAACTGACACACCTGGTGGCTCTAGAGAAGAGGTAAACACACAAAAAGAGGTTGTAGGGTTAATTCTCGCCGTCTCAATAGACAGGATTGACGACAACGGTTTTGTTTCTTTACAAGTTGCTCCCCAAGTCAAATCTCCAGCAGGTACAGCAGATACAGGTAATGGGGAAATCGTTTTAATTTCTGAACGCTCCCTAACTTCTGGCACAATTCGCCTGCGAGATGGTCAAACACTTATTCTCTCAGGCATCATTCAAGATCAAGACCGATCAAGTGTCTCCAAGATTCCTATTTTGGGTGATCTTCCCCTTATTGGTGCCCTGTTTAGAAGGACAAACCGCTCGAATGAGCGCAGAGAGGTTATTGTATTACTTACACCTCAAATCATGGACGACTCTGAAAACTCCTCTTACGGCTATAATTACACTCCCAGCCCAGAAGTGCGGCAAATCCTTGAGCGTCGAGGGTTGAAGCTTCCTGGCAGGTAA
- a CDS encoding pilus assembly protein PilO yields MTLSDDLNFGEQGGEFDQATPASPVLFGIAFTPKIIGIIVGVIGLAGAGYILLNLLMPALESYQQQQAKSSELQGQVEQKKASIKEIGKVKDELAQAKQQKVQVLGLFANEKSLDTLLLDVNRLVESGNTPTSVNTVRAKLKKFVPVSQKPEPVTDGTLGLKVDGKLQRSNINAEITGTYEQTQSIIRNIERLQPLLIVKDYQATLAPVESISPLDKTPMQVGPAAINTSFQLQVLMPLSPEEIAAAAAAAAKTAPKK; encoded by the coding sequence ATGACGCTGAGTGATGATTTAAATTTTGGCGAACAAGGTGGGGAATTCGATCAGGCAACGCCAGCATCCCCCGTGCTATTTGGTATTGCCTTCACACCAAAAATTATTGGCATCATAGTGGGGGTAATTGGTTTAGCAGGAGCAGGTTATATATTGTTAAACCTGCTGATGCCAGCTTTGGAAAGCTATCAGCAACAGCAAGCCAAAAGCTCTGAATTGCAAGGGCAAGTTGAGCAAAAAAAAGCCAGTATCAAAGAAATTGGCAAAGTTAAAGACGAGCTAGCACAGGCAAAACAGCAAAAAGTTCAGGTTTTAGGTTTATTCGCTAACGAAAAAAGCTTAGATACATTGCTATTGGATGTGAACCGCTTAGTTGAGTCTGGCAATACTCCAACTTCTGTTAATACAGTGAGAGCCAAACTGAAAAAATTTGTGCCAGTTTCCCAAAAACCAGAACCGGTTACCGATGGAACTCTAGGGCTAAAGGTTGACGGTAAGCTGCAACGCAGCAATATCAATGCCGAAATTACAGGAACTTATGAGCAAACACAATCGATAATTCGTAACATTGAGCGTTTACAGCCTTTGTTAATAGTTAAAGATTATCAAGCAACTTTGGCTCCAGTAGAGTCAATATCCCCATTGGATAAAACACCCATGCAGGTAGGGCCAGCAGCGATTAATACATCATTCCAGTTACAGGTATTGATGCCACTTAGTCCAGAAGAAATAGCCGCAGCAGCCGCAGCCGCAGCTAAAACTGCTCCGAAAAAGTAG
- a CDS encoding Uma2 family endonuclease, protein MTQAIPKLVTFKDFAAWRPEGGRYELHDGVIVEMAQPVGDHEDIVGFLVEKIAIEYVRNGLPYIIPKTALVKPTNSESGYSPDVLLLNRPNLINEPLWKKESTVSLAESIPLVVEVVSTNWDDDYYTKQGKYEGIGIPEYWVVDYLGLGAKKFTGNPKQPTISIYQLIDGEYQVTQFRGTDRIVSPTFPEFNLTAEQIFQAGGLPT, encoded by the coding sequence ATGACTCAAGCCATACCAAAACTAGTAACATTTAAAGATTTTGCAGCGTGGCGACCCGAAGGTGGAAGATATGAATTACATGATGGAGTGATTGTTGAAATGGCACAACCAGTAGGAGACCATGAGGATATTGTCGGGTTTTTGGTTGAAAAAATTGCTATTGAGTACGTTCGTAATGGTCTACCTTATATAATTCCCAAAACTGCGCTGGTAAAACCAACTAATTCGGAATCTGGTTACTCCCCAGATGTGCTATTACTGAATCGCCCTAATTTAATAAATGAGCCGCTATGGAAAAAAGAATCAACTGTAAGCCTTGCAGAATCAATTCCCTTAGTAGTTGAAGTAGTTAGTACCAACTGGGATGATGACTATTACACAAAGCAGGGTAAGTATGAGGGTATTGGAATTCCTGAATACTGGGTTGTAGATTATCTCGGTCTAGGCGCTAAAAAGTTCACTGGCAACCCCAAACAGCCTACTATATCTATTTATCAATTAATCGATGGTGAATACCAAGTTACTCAATTTAGAGGCACTGATCGCATCGTCTCGCCTACTTTCCCAGAATTTAATTTAACCGCCGAACAGATTTTTCAAGCTGGAGGTCTACCAACGTAG
- a CDS encoding DUF2281 domain-containing protein, translating to MTIKEKLIEEIESAPDALLTETLNFLRFFKTKQTQVQPTQHQVEFASHSTVDSTGNSLLEHLKTIDTWESDDLEECLNLVISSRGQAEFNEDNPFE from the coding sequence ATGACAATCAAAGAAAAACTTATCGAAGAAATTGAATCAGCACCAGATGCACTTTTGACTGAAACACTTAATTTTTTACGTTTTTTCAAAACAAAGCAAACCCAAGTACAACCAACACAACATCAAGTAGAATTTGCTAGTCATAGTACTGTTGATTCCACAGGAAACTCACTTTTAGAACATCTGAAAACTATAGATACTTGGGAAAGTGATGACTTAGAGGAGTGTCTGAACCTAGTAATATCTAGCCGTGGTCAAGCAGAATTTAATGAAGATAATCCTTTTGAATAA
- a CDS encoding dihydrolipoyl dehydrogenase family protein: MTVDYDVVIIGGSLAGYYAALAATQLHATVALVEPKVDYGFTNHHALTEIGKLAQKLNDAASFGIHATHTDTSEECHISMAWQEAMLYAQCVASNLKEQHSPAILAAQGVDVIVGSGQFQSSPQLAFAVNNRLLRARTYLLASGSRPEIPDIEGLQATGYLTLSNIWQSLQRGKLPQDWVIIGGIPQSIEIAQTLARFGCSVTLVVKHPYVLPNIDPEIAILLQAQLEVEGVRVLTDKPVTQVRLIEDKKWIQAGDKAIETDEILVATGQQPNLESLNLATVNVKWHRRSLVVNDKLQTTNHRIYACGDVIGGYDFANIANYEAKIALNNALFFPRLQVDYRFIPWAMFSVPMVAQVGLTEAQAKRQFGRDEVLVLRQYFKTVAAAQLRDETTGMCKLIVLRNGKILGAAILGAEAGELINLIALAISQKIKVKDLANLSPVYPSFSEILEQAAREWSKQRLNSNIALQEFLEGVFHFRRNWNL; encoded by the coding sequence GTGACCGTTGACTACGATGTTGTAATTATTGGCGGCAGTCTTGCTGGATACTACGCTGCTCTTGCTGCAACCCAACTACATGCTACAGTTGCTCTGGTGGAACCTAAAGTAGACTACGGGTTTACTAATCACCATGCTCTTACCGAAATCGGGAAACTGGCGCAGAAGTTGAATGATGCCGCTAGTTTTGGTATTCATGCCACACACACTGATACTTCAGAAGAATGCCACATATCTATGGCATGGCAAGAAGCTATGCTGTATGCTCAATGCGTCGCCTCAAATCTCAAAGAACAGCATTCTCCAGCCATCCTAGCCGCGCAGGGAGTCGATGTTATTGTTGGCAGTGGTCAATTTCAATCTTCACCACAACTAGCTTTTGCCGTTAATAATCGCCTATTACGCGCCCGTACCTATTTGCTAGCTAGTGGTTCGCGTCCAGAAATTCCAGATATTGAAGGATTGCAAGCCACTGGCTACCTAACCCTATCTAATATTTGGCAATCCTTACAGAGAGGGAAATTACCCCAAGATTGGGTAATTATCGGCGGAATTCCCCAAAGCATTGAAATTGCTCAAACTTTAGCCCGGTTTGGTTGCAGTGTGACGCTGGTAGTCAAGCATCCTTATGTTTTACCCAATATTGACCCTGAAATAGCTATATTGCTTCAGGCACAGTTAGAAGTCGAAGGTGTGCGCGTCCTCACCGATAAACCAGTGACTCAGGTGAGGCTAATTGAGGATAAAAAGTGGATTCAAGCAGGAGATAAAGCTATTGAAACTGATGAGATTTTAGTAGCAACTGGACAACAGCCAAATCTTGAATCTCTAAATTTGGCAACAGTAAATGTGAAATGGCATCGGCGTAGCTTGGTAGTGAATGATAAACTGCAAACCACTAACCATCGCATTTACGCCTGTGGTGATGTAATTGGTGGTTACGACTTTGCCAATATCGCTAATTATGAAGCAAAAATTGCCCTGAACAATGCCCTCTTTTTCCCCAGGTTACAAGTAGATTATCGCTTCATTCCTTGGGCAATGTTTTCTGTGCCGATGGTGGCGCAAGTGGGTTTAACAGAGGCACAGGCAAAACGCCAATTTGGTCGAGATGAAGTTTTAGTTTTGCGACAATATTTTAAAACAGTGGCAGCAGCCCAACTTCGGGACGAAACCACTGGTATGTGTAAATTAATTGTGCTACGCAATGGCAAAATTTTGGGAGCTGCGATATTGGGGGCAGAAGCTGGAGAGTTGATTAATTTGATTGCCTTGGCAATTTCCCAAAAAATTAAAGTCAAAGATTTAGCAAATTTATCTCCCGTCTATCCGAGTTTTTCAGAAATTCTGGAACAAGCTGCAAGAGAGTGGAGTAAGCAAAGGTTAAATAGCAATATTGCTTTGCAAGAGTTTTTAGAAGGCGTCTTCCATTTCCGCCGCAATTGGAATTTGTGA